A DNA window from Paraclostridium bifermentans contains the following coding sequences:
- a CDS encoding 2,3-butanediol dehydrogenase, protein MKAALWYGKRDVRVEDIEEPKATKNNVKIKVKWCGICGSDLHEYLGGPIFIPVGQPHPVSKGVAPVVLGHEFSGEVIEIGEDVSKFKVGDRVIVEPIVACGKCEACLEGKYNLCSSLGFHGLCGSGGGLAEYTVFPEEFIHKIPDGMDYEQAALVEPMAVALHSIRISNFKIGDSALVLGSGPIGLATIECLKAAGAKLVVVLQRKSIRQEYAKRAGADFVLDPNEVDIAEEVKKLTDGLGVDAVFETTGAQIGFDIGIKSLKFEGTMVITSIWENPINFNPNDLVFTEKKIVGTLAYRHEFPATMAQMNDGRIKAEGYITKKIHLDDIVEEGFGTLTGPEKKKHVKILVTPDKELL, encoded by the coding sequence ATGAAAGCAGCACTATGGTATGGAAAAAGAGATGTTAGGGTAGAGGATATTGAAGAGCCAAAAGCTACAAAAAATAATGTGAAAATTAAAGTTAAATGGTGTGGAATATGTGGGTCAGACTTACATGAATACTTAGGGGGACCTATATTTATTCCAGTAGGGCAACCTCATCCTGTAAGTAAAGGAGTTGCACCTGTAGTTTTAGGACATGAGTTTTCAGGGGAAGTTATAGAAATAGGTGAAGATGTAAGTAAATTTAAAGTTGGAGATAGAGTTATAGTTGAGCCTATTGTAGCATGTGGTAAATGTGAAGCTTGTTTAGAAGGTAAGTATAATTTATGTTCATCTTTAGGGTTCCATGGACTTTGTGGAAGTGGAGGGGGACTTGCTGAGTATACAGTTTTTCCAGAAGAATTTATTCATAAAATACCAGATGGAATGGATTATGAACAAGCAGCATTAGTTGAACCTATGGCTGTTGCACTACATTCAATTAGAATATCTAATTTTAAAATAGGGGATAGTGCATTAGTATTAGGATCCGGGCCAATAGGATTAGCAACAATAGAATGTTTAAAAGCAGCAGGAGCTAAGTTAGTAGTTGTTCTTCAAAGAAAGTCTATTAGACAAGAGTATGCTAAAAGAGCAGGAGCGGATTTTGTTTTAGATCCTAATGAAGTTGATATAGCAGAAGAAGTGAAAAAGCTTACTGATGGATTGGGTGTAGATGCTGTATTTGAAACTACTGGAGCACAAATAGGGTTTGATATAGGCATTAAGAGTTTAAAGTTTGAAGGTACTATGGTTATAACTAGTATTTGGGAAAATCCTATAAACTTTAATCCTAATGATTTGGTGTTTACTGAAAAGAAAATTGTAGGAACGCTAGCTTATAGACATGAGTTTCCTGCAACTATGGCTCAAATGAATGATGGAAGAATTAAAGCTGAAGGTTATATAACTAAGAAGATTCATTTAGATGATATTGTTGAAGAAGGGTTTGGTACGTTAACTGGACCTGAAAAGAAAAAACATGTTAAGATTTTAGTTACTCCGGATAAAGAGTTGCTATAA